The proteins below are encoded in one region of [Limnothrix rosea] IAM M-220:
- a CDS encoding NYN domain-containing protein: MPKAESRIALLIDADNAPASKIDVILAEVAKYGVANIRRAYGNWKNPSIRPWEECLHDYAIQPIQQFDYTKGKNATDAALIIDAMDLLYTQNLDAFAIISSDCDFTPLVMRILTNGLKVYGFGEKKTPSPFVSACSTFLYLENLNQPNEEDSQNKTRQPKSGHALKQDTKLMNLLRGAIANTQDEDGWAKLGLVGGHIKNQASFDARNYGYDKLSSLFEAIDLFEVKRNQNVISVRRKDKKG; this comes from the coding sequence ATGCCTAAAGCAGAATCCCGCATTGCTCTCCTAATTGATGCGGACAATGCTCCCGCTTCAAAAATCGACGTTATCCTTGCTGAAGTTGCAAAGTATGGGGTGGCCAATATTCGGCGCGCCTATGGTAATTGGAAAAATCCGAGCATCAGACCTTGGGAAGAATGTTTACATGACTATGCGATTCAGCCCATCCAGCAGTTTGATTACACGAAGGGCAAAAATGCCACAGATGCGGCGCTCATTATTGACGCGATGGATTTGCTTTATACGCAGAATTTAGACGCTTTTGCCATCATCTCTAGCGACTGTGACTTTACGCCCTTGGTAATGCGCATTTTGACCAATGGTTTAAAGGTTTATGGCTTTGGCGAAAAGAAAACGCCCTCGCCTTTTGTCTCGGCTTGTTCGACTTTTTTGTATCTCGAAAATCTTAATCAACCCAACGAAGAAGACTCTCAAAATAAGACCCGCCAACCGAAATCTGGTCACGCTTTAAAACAAGATACAAAGTTAATGAATTTATTGCGCGGGGCGATCGCCAATACCCAAGACGAAGACGGCTGGGCAAAACTCGGTTTAGTGGGCGGCCACATCAAAAACCAAGCATCCTTTGATGCCCGTAACTATGGCTATGACAAACTCAGTAGTTTATTTGAGGCGATCGATCTCTTTGAAGTGAAACGGAATCAAAATGTTATTTCTGTCCGCCGTAAAGATAAAAA